The Nitrospira sp. sequence CGGTCCCAATCCCCTGCCCCTGATAGGCTTTGTCGACGATCACATCCCAGATGGTGGCACGATAGACAAAATCGGTGAGAACTCGGCCGAACCCAATGAGTTGATCACGATCCCAGGCGCAGAGGGTCAGATCGGTGTTGCGCAGCATATCCTTGGCGTCATCGAGGGATCGGTCTTTGGCCCAAGGTGCCTGATGGAACAGCCGGAGGAGCTGAGATGCTTCGGGGGGTTCCTTGTGAGCGTACGTGACGGCGGACTTGAGGGTTGGAGGCATCTTATACTAGAGTATTCTCCCAGATTAACCTGAAGTGTACGGGGAAACCGATGTCAACGCAAGTCCGTAGCTGTCCAAAGTGTTTCCAGCTCATGTGGCTGAAAGCGGATGAGTACGAAATACTCGACGCCGAAACGATCCGCGCAAAATGCCCGCATTGCGGTGCGAGTGCTCGCTTTCAACTTGTCACGACCGGTCCAAACGCCTTGGGACCCAAGATGGGGCATTGATGGTTGGGAGCGGTTTTAGTTCTACCTTGTGAGATGGCGTGCTGAGCCTGTGGCATCATCCAAAAGCCGCTGATTGAAAAATGAGAGGCGGTCACGACACTCCTCCACCCGCGCCATCTAACTCGGGCTTATTTCCTGGAAGGACCTTGTGCAGCATCGCGCGGTAGTCCATAAGCCGCTTTTCGTCGATCGGCCTGACCTCGATTTCGTTATCCCGTTGCATCCGCTCCACATGATCAAGCACCGACAGGAGTGGCTGCACGGAGCCGATCAGATTCCCCATTTCAAACGCTTCCAGCGATGAAACAAACGATTCATTGAGCCCCTTGTACGGTGTTCCAGCACTCTGGCTTCGGACTCGGGATACGAGGGTTTCATAACTATCCACGGCCTCTACGGAGGGTTTCACCCCCCACGGCACTGCACTTAAGAGCACAACGGGCGGGAGTTTGGCCGCATACGTCTTGATGTGAGCGGTTAACCCTCCTATGGCGTCGAGTATTTCGGCGGTCAGCATGCATCCTCAGAAAAGGAAAGACCCATGGCCGATGCACGCACTCTACCGGGGTCGGTGACTATCAACTGTTCAAGTGCGTTCGTCACTTCCTCCATATCACCGGGGACCGGCCTCGTAAATTCCTCCACTTTGCCCGTCGTTGGATGAATGAAACCGAGCGTCCTGGCATGGAGCATCACCCGGGGAATCTCCACATTGTCGATCATACAGACCTTGCGCCCACCATAGGTCTGATCCCCGAGAATGGGATGTCCCAATGATGCGAGGTGAACTCGGAGCTGGTGAGTCCGGCCGGTCTGCGGATAGAGTAAAACATGCGCCGCTAATTTCCCATACCGGCGATCGACAACGTACTCTGTGACGGATTCCTTTGGACTCGTCGTTCTCGCGGAAAATTTCTTTCGGTCTTTAATATCACGGCCGATGGCCAGCTCGATTCGACCACGGCCCTTTTTGGGTACGCCCCAGATCAAAGCCTCATACACTCTCGTGATGGTGTGGTGTTTGAATTGTGCCGCAAGTCCGCGGTGCACCACGTCTGTCTTGGTAATCACCATCACACCGGATGTGTCCTTGTCCAGTCGATGAACGAGCCCTGGCCGCTCTTTCCCTCCGATAGTCGAAATCGTACCACCCGATGTCTGGA is a genomic window containing:
- a CDS encoding GNAT family N-acetyltransferase, translating into MPPTLKSAVTYAHKEPPEASQLLRLFHQAPWAKDRSLDDAKDMLRNTDLTLCAWDRDQLIGFGRVLTDFVYRATIWDVIVDKAYQGQGIGTEIVQRILNHPRLKRVELFWLCTRRPGFYEKLGFSSKEQTGMVWSRNKNSRLE
- a CDS encoding RluA family pseudouridine synthase, yielding MITEFIITSGEQPKRLDLFLVNRERDISRSALQRLIELGRIRVNDRVVKASHKIKSGDRITMDVPKPEPLSIKGEPIPLEVLFEDESLLVLNKPAGIVVHPAPGNWTGTLVNALLHHFQTSGGTISTIGGKERPGLVHRLDKDTSGVMVITKTDVVHRGLAAQFKHHTITRVYEALIWGVPKKGRGRIELAIGRDIKDRKKFSARTTSPKESVTEYVVDRRYGKLAAHVLLYPQTGRTHQLRVHLASLGHPILGDQTYGGRKVCMIDNVEIPRVMLHARTLGFIHPTTGKVEEFTRPVPGDMEEVTNALEQLIVTDPGRVRASAMGLSFSEDAC